In Terriglobus aquaticus, the genomic window ACCCTGCGGGCACCAGCAGCCAACGCCTAAGTGTACCGAAGTTCCGGGTCGTGCCGCAACCGAATGCCTGGCCACTCGCGCGCGAGCCACAGCTTTCGAGCATGTTCAGCGCACAAAAGTTCTAGCCGCAAAGCCGGTACTCCGCTAGAGCAGCGCATCCGCCGTTGTATGACGCAGCGCATCCGCCGTTGTATGACATAGAGCGACACTGCTGGCCAACTCCGCCCTGGGCACTAAATCACGACCATCTCCAAACGCCCCGCACTCGCTCTGACCAAACACGTTAGAAGAACGCGAAGTGAGCGGGACAGAAATTGTGACACGGCAGGCGTAATCGAGCTTCAAGGTTCGCCATGCCGGCGCGGCTTCGTGCCTTCGCTCACCAGCATGTCGATCAACCGCAGAGCTTATGCCACGTCACGGCATGGAGGTCCCATTGTCCACCGCATCGCACCCATCGTTGCTCGCCCCCACGGAGAAGGTTTCCGCGGAGCAGCTAGAGACCGATCGCCGCATCCTGGCGTTTGAGCGTTCCATACAACACATCAATCGCCGTGGTTTCCTCGGCTCCATGATGGCGGCGGCAGCCCTGGCCACCGTTGGCGTAGGCGAGGCTCGCGCCCAGGCGAGTGTGCCGATCACCGATGTCCTGAACTTTGCGCTGAACCTGGAATACCTGGAGGCGAACTTCTACCTGTACGCTTCCACCGGCACCGGGCTCAGCTCTTCGCTGAACGGCGGCGGTGCTGCTGTGCAGGGCGCGCCTGGCAAGCTGCCGCTGGACGCGAACACGCTGGCCGTGTGCCAGGCGCTTGCGCAGGACGAGGTCGACCACATCGCCGATCTGCGCTCCGCAATCACTTCGCTAGGCGGCACACCCATCCCGCAGCCGGTGATCAACCTGGCAGCGAACGGAACGATCACCACTCAAGCGCAATTCATCGCTGCTGCTCGCCAGTTCACCGCGCTGGGTGGCTCTGCGTACATTGGCAGCGCGCAGCTGTTGGTATCGAATCCCGCCATCCTGACCACGGCCAGCCAGATTCTGGGTGCTGAAGGCCAGCACGCCGGTGTGGTGAACTACCTTGCCATCGCGCAGGGCATCGTCAGCCCGGCCATTGATGGACAGGACATTCCTCCCTCGGCAACGAACCTGTTTACTGCCGATGCGGTTCACGCGCTTTCGCCGCTGCGCACGCCGTCGCAGGTGCTGGGTGTTGCATACCGCGTTTCCAGCGCAGGTACGATCAACCCGCCTTCCGGTGTCACGCTGGGTGGCTTCTTCCCGAACGGATTCAACGGCAACGTGAAGTCCACCTAGGACCGGCGTCTGCATCCCGATCCAACGCTGACCGACTCACTCACCGATTGCCTGGAGGCAAGTTTCAACATGTCTGATCGCATGGTCCATCTCGACTCAGGTGCCGATACCGACACGGCACACCTGTCGCAGCAGAGCCCGGCTTCGCGCCTTGGCCGCCGCGGCTTTCTCACCACCCTTGGCTTTGCTGGTGCAGCTCTCGGCGCCGGCTCTCTTGCCGGCTGCAGCAACGACGGCCCCATCACCACGCCCGGCGTCGCTCCTTCGGTGAACGATGTTCTCAACTTCGCACTGAACCTGGAGTACTTGGAAGCGACCTTCTACTCCTACGTGGCGACCGGCTCCGGCCTCCCCGCGGCAGACATTGGCGGCAACCCGGGCACCGTTACCGGCGGAGCCAAGGTGACGTTCACCAATCCGCTGATCGGGCGCCTGGCCGCGCAGCTTGCGGTGGAAGAACGTCAGCACGTGGAGCTGCTGCGCGCCGCCATCTCCGGCAACGGCGGCACGCCCGTGGACCTGCCCGCACTCAACCTGGCTGCCCTTGGGGCGGTAACGAATGACACCACGTTTCTTGCGCTTGCCCGGCAGTTGGAAGGTGTGGGCGTGAGCGCCTACGCGGGTGGTGCGCAGTACCTGGTTGCGAACCCGGCGGCCCTGAACTACGCGGCACAGATCCTCCACGTGGAAGCACAGCACGCTGGCTTTCTGCGGGAACTCTGCATCGTGAACGGCGTCACATCTGCCGCGGTCGATGCGCAGGATGCTCCGCCCTCTCTGAGCCGCATCTTCAACACCGACCCAACCACAGGGCTGAGTCCGGTGCGCACCACCTCACAGGTGTTGCAGATTGCGTACGGTGCAGCGGGCGTCCTCGGCGTTGCAAAGGGCGGCTTCTTCCCGAACGGGTTGAACGGCCCCATCGCAATCAGCTAACGCCGCTTCGCCGCAGTAGCCGGGCTACGTTGCACCGCCCCGGCACCAGAGATCACGCACCGCTCGCTTTCTAGGAGACGCTCAATGAAGTTCCCAATCACGTACGCCGTCGCACTCAGCCTTATGGTGGCGGCCGTCAGCGCACAGGCACAGTTCAGCCGCCTCAAGGGCGGAACTATCGCCGTCAGCGCAACCGAAGAGTTCACGACGCCCCTCACCAACAACGCCACCCCGCTGACTGCTCCGGTTGGCACGCCGCCCAACGCGCTGAGCGAAACCATCACCGGCCAGCAGCAGGGAACCACCAGCAAACCCGGTGTTCTGGCACAGCTCGGCTTCCACCCAGTGGCGTGGGCTGGCATCGAGCTCAATTACCAGTTCGTTCAGTTCGACGAGCAGTACAACTCGCAATACTCCAGCCAGCCCGGCACACAGCAGTACCTGCGCGTGCCGGTCGCCTTCCACGAAGCCACCGCGGCCTACCAGTTCCACCCCAAGCACATTAAGTTCCAGCCGTACGTGAACGTGGGTGGCGGCGCAGTGGACTTCCTGCCGTACCTCGCCAACAACCAGTGGCGCGGTGCAGGCCTGGTCGAAACCGGCTTCGATATTCCACTCATGAAGTCGAATCATCTCGCCATGCGCATTCAGGGCCGCGCACTCATCTATCGCGC contains:
- a CDS encoding ferritin-like domain-containing protein — translated: MSTASHPSLLAPTEKVSAEQLETDRRILAFERSIQHINRRGFLGSMMAAAALATVGVGEARAQASVPITDVLNFALNLEYLEANFYLYASTGTGLSSSLNGGGAAVQGAPGKLPLDANTLAVCQALAQDEVDHIADLRSAITSLGGTPIPQPVINLAANGTITTQAQFIAAARQFTALGGSAYIGSAQLLVSNPAILTTASQILGAEGQHAGVVNYLAIAQGIVSPAIDGQDIPPSATNLFTADAVHALSPLRTPSQVLGVAYRVSSAGTINPPSGVTLGGFFPNGFNGNVKST
- a CDS encoding ferritin-like domain-containing protein, producing the protein MSDRMVHLDSGADTDTAHLSQQSPASRLGRRGFLTTLGFAGAALGAGSLAGCSNDGPITTPGVAPSVNDVLNFALNLEYLEATFYSYVATGSGLPAADIGGNPGTVTGGAKVTFTNPLIGRLAAQLAVEERQHVELLRAAISGNGGTPVDLPALNLAALGAVTNDTTFLALARQLEGVGVSAYAGGAQYLVANPAALNYAAQILHVEAQHAGFLRELCIVNGVTSAAVDAQDAPPSLSRIFNTDPTTGLSPVRTTSQVLQIAYGAAGVLGVAKGGFFPNGLNGPIAIS